A stretch of the Tachyglossus aculeatus isolate mTacAcu1 chromosome 6, mTacAcu1.pri, whole genome shotgun sequence genome encodes the following:
- the HMGB3 gene encoding high mobility group protein B3, with protein MAKGDPKKPKGKMSAYAFFVQTCREEHKKKNPEVPVNFAEFSKKCSERWKTMSGKEKSKFDEMAKADKVRYDREMKDYGPAKGGKKKKDPNAPKRPPSGFFLFCSEFRPKIKSTNPGISIGDVAKKLGEMWNNLSDSEKQPYNNKAAKLKEKYEKDVADYKSKGKFDGAKGAAKAARKKVEEEDEEDEDDEEEDEDEDDDE; from the exons ATGGCTAAAGGTGACCCGAAGAAGCCTAAGGGCAAGATGTCCGCTTATGCCTTCTTTGTGCAGACATGCCGTGAAGAACATAAGAAGAAGAATCCAGAGGTCCCTGTCAACTTTGCAGAATTTTCCAAGAAATGCTCAGAGAGGTGGaag ACCATGTCAGGGAAAGAGAAGTCCAAGTTTGATGAAATGGCAAAAGCTGACAAGGTACGATATGATCGAGAAATGAAGGATTATGGACCAGCTAAAGGAGGCAAAAAGAAGAAGGATCCTAATGCCCCCAAAAGGCCACC GTCTggcttcttcctcttctgctcAGAATTCCGTCCCAAGATCAAATCTACAAACCCTGGCATATCCATTGGGGATGTGGCAAAAAAGCTTGGTGAAATGTGGAACAATCTGAGtgatagtgagaagcagccttaCAATAATAAGGCAGCTAAACTGAAGGAAAAGTACGAGAAG GATGTTGCGGACTATAAGTCTAAAGGAAAGTTTGATGGTGCAAAGGGTGCAGCTAAGGCAGCCCGGAAAAAGgtagaggaagaagatgaggaggatgaggatgatgaagaggaggatgaggatgaagatgatgatgaataa